The Phaseolus vulgaris cultivar G19833 chromosome 10, P. vulgaris v2.0, whole genome shotgun sequence DNA window TAAGCAGGACATTGAAAATttgagatttgaaagaagaaagCTCAGACAAAACCGaggagatttaaaaaaaaagattagaTCCTACCTCACCCAACTCTCAATCTCATACAAAAACAAAGTGAAGGAATGGATGAAAACATAAATAATGAAGGTGGACGGATTGTTAATCCTCAAAGAAGAGCTTTGGGAGACTATGGTATTCAACCAAGACCAATATATTTTCAAACATATTCATGCCCGCTACAACAAGATCGCGGAAAATGAAGCCAACATTTTTTAACTTAATCAATAGCCATCAATTCATAGGATTGGATCATGAGGATCCTTATACTCATTTATCCACTTTCTATGAATTGATAGGTACCATGAGATTTGAAGAAAGGGATCTAGAATCAATGTATATAAGATTATTCTCTTTCTTATTGGGTGACAAAGTTAAGAGTGACTTAAATCCTATCCAAACCACAATTTGAATAGCTGGAATGATGTTGAAGAAAAGTTTCTAAACAAGTTTTGTCCACTCTCTCGcttgattaaatctaaatatGATATTCATGCAAGGACCAGATGAGCCTTTATGTGAAGCCCGAGAGCGCACATGTCTCCATAATATTATATTCTTTGTTAGGGCTCATTGATCAACACTATGCACAATCATATTAGTATCCATAATGGCTTTTCATGACCACACACAATAATGTTCATTGTTATTTAATACTTTGATGTGATTTCTTTCttaatatttatgatttttaattttttttaaattatttaattaatatttagaaGAATATAGACGTAAGTATAGACATACCTATTATTCAATAGGGTGAAAATGAGACAAAAATTACATACCCACTAGATATGAGAATAAGGATACAGATAAAATTTTACTTCAAGAGTAAAACTTATACTCGTCTCACCCTGTATCACTCCTActttaaatattacaaaaataaattcttgTAAGTAGAACATTTACTTAGTCATTAGTCATATAGAAGAGTTTCATATTATATTCAACCACATGCTTTACTGAAATTAACTTAATTTGATTTCTTGGTGTTTCATTATATATGAAAAACCTTAACAATCTAATCTTTGGAGCATAGCCTTcaagttttgttttatttaatctGAAATTTGAACTCTAATGACTTTCACggttagttttaaaataaatttaaattatataaaaatataattttattcaccactaaaatattaaaatactatgaacaatgaaaaaaaatatcatccCTCCTGAATGTTATATGTAATAATATCAACACGTATAAAATTTTCGTATCCCTTATATGTAATAATATCAGCATGTATAAAATTTTCGTTTCCATAAAATATGTTAGGTGTTCTCTCCTTCTGTAGTTATTAATTAAtctaatttattaatgttattgctattttatttcttaaatcaAATTAGAGtattaaattgtttcttttacttttcttccaaatttactatattttacatgaatctaaattaaatatttatttaaatatttttttattacatttatataattatatttttcattttcttctgtTAAACAGTTAAAACTTACAATCATTACACAATGTATAAATATtgcttattaaaaaaagaaattccACTAAAAGTTAAACCATACCAAATTTGCTTAAACAGATTGTTAATTGAACTGGTTTAATACCTATAAATAGTCATAAGAGTTTTCTAATAGGTTTGTACATGTGTAAAACTACATCTACACATGTTAATTTGGGCTTAAAGTAAaatgaaaacaccttatacatTCAAATAAAAGGAGACAATCAACATcgatttaaaatttagttatgcCAGATATATCACTATCAAGTCATCTATCATATATAAAACTAGCAATTAATTGCATATACACATAAATTTACACGAATCTAAACGATCATACATCTTCAGCTAAGACCGAAGCATCATCATGATTAGCCAATTATCTTCTTCTTATATGGTTTGCAACTTTTGTTATCAATGTTCTATTATTTCACCCTTTCATTTAAATCTTATTTGATTCACGTGTTTTTACCACATGAATAACATTGGATACATATTTTCATGGCTAATGTTAACGTTTTATGGGTAGGTTAACATGAAGACTCTCTCTAAAGTAGCAATAACTTTATTATCAATGATGATGTTGCTTCCTAGCACAACACACTCAATTGTTGTAGAGTCCAATGAAAGCTATATCAAATCAGCTACTTTTTTGTCCGAAGAGTTTGAAGTGGGACCAGGAAAAATTGCAGTGAAAACATTATTAGATATTGACTTTCCAAAGGGTCACATTGGGGTCAAAAGTTTTGATGTTGAAGTAGTTGATGAAGATGGTAAATCTGTACCTTTGTATGAAGCTTACCTTCATCATTGGTTTGCTGTAAAATATATTGAGAATATCACCATGTCACACTACATTAAACAATCTCACGACCTTCGCAATGGTATCGAATTCGAAAGGAATGATGGTATGTGCCAAGGTTTTTTGCTTCCACATTATTGGGGCTTGGGAGGAGAATCACGAGGAACATCCTCAAATCTTCCAAATCCTTTTGCAGTTGAATTAGGTAATCCTACAAAATTAAAGGATGGGTTTAAAGAAAAATGGTTATTTAGCATCATGGTTATTGATACCCGTGGTGCACATGATAGAAAAGGTTGTTCAGAGTGTAGGTGTAAGCTTTTAAATCTCCCAAAGAACTTTTACAATGTTACAATGGGCATTAATGGTCAATTATTGCCAAGAAATTATAAAGGAGGACTATTTTGTTGTCAAGACAACTTACAGTGCAAATTAAGAAATGATTTCCATGGCCCAACAAGAAAGCTTTCCCTAAGATACAAAATAAGGTGGGTTGATTGGGATGAACACCAAATGCCTCTTAGGTTCTATATACTTGATTCAACTGATCGTGTAAGATCAAATGGTTCTACACTAATTCATGATTGTCAGGTAGATgatttattcaatatatactatactttaaaaatataagaaaacttTTGAGACTCacttatattttaaacaaaattattaggctattaattacattttttcgTGGATAAGTGAGTAACATAAATTTCTCAATTTCTTATAGGCAGAATATACTATTCCAAGAAATCATAATAGTGATTCCCCTCACGTTAAGAAAGCAAACATCCCAATGACAAAAGGTGGCTATCTTATATATGGCACTGCTCATATGCACACCGGTGTTGTCAATACTACTTTATATGGACAGgtaatatttgaatttattttttgtattccTATCTAATATATATCAGGTAGATAACCTTATgctaaattttttgttcttcataaatttgttaataataagATTTGTTGATAAGtaaattaactattttaatgCATCCTCtctaaatttatgtttttgctTAACTTAGGATCGAAGGGTTTTATGCACTTCAAATCCAAAATATGGAACTGGAAAAGAAGCAGGAAATGAAAATGGTTACCTAGTTGGAATGTCAGTTTGCTATCCAAAACCTGGTTCTATCAAGATTAAAGACGGCGAAATTCTAACATTAGAATCCATATACGAAAACAAGTTTCGTACTGGGGCTATGGGgcatttctatatttatttggCAGATCAAATACCAAACAAAAATTTGACAATTTGATGTGaactatttatttatctttctttaataacttatttaatttgTAGTTTACATGTAATTCGTAAATAGTGGTTCTAAATTATCACTGTGTATTaatgttgttttacttttaatccATTGTTTGGTTTATGATTGTGTTAGTTTTGGTACACAAGTATCTtgtggatatatatatatatatatatatatatatatatatatatattcatctaTCACAATATTTGTTATGTTAACAAgatactaaaaatataatataccaATTGAGCttataattgaaaataagaTGTTGTGAACCTAACGCCAATCTAAGTTCAAGAATAAGAAAAGAATTTTGCAATGTGAACTACAAATCGCTCCAAAATGAAGATGATGAAAAAAAGAACaaatataaagttaaaaatGAATAAGCGATTATAATACGAAAGATAAAGAATTTTTGTATGTTGAAGAAAAGTTTCTAAACAAGTTTTGTCCACTCTCATGCTTTATTAAATCTAGATATGATATTCATGCAAGGACCAGATGAGCCTTTATGTGAAGCCCGAGAGCGCACATGTCTCCATAATATATTCTTTGTTAGGGCACATTGGTCAACACTATGCACAATCATATTAGTCTCCATAATGGCTTTTCATGACCACACACAATAATGTTCATTGTCAAATCAGTCATCGATAAAAAAATTCTCAAGCCGCACAACATAATAATGTGCATTTTCGCATCAATCCTCTGTAATTACTTTTTGTCACGACCATGCCTCAAAAATAGATTCAACGTGTTAGGAATCTCACCAACACAAATGTACTCCATTTTCTCATTTAATGTGCGCACAATAACACtcgtaataaatttttcaaCTATTTTGTATTACTTGTAATACACACATTTCATTTCACACGTTTAAAACAATCATCTTAATCTATATTTGAATTATTCTCCAACTATAAATTCAGGCATCCACCACCACATCACTTTAAAACCATTTAGTTAACACAAAGCCTTCACACCATATAAACAAATTTCCTCTTTTCCAAAAATTTTGCTTTCATCTTCAAATGGAGAAACTTTGCATAACATATATTGAGAATTTTTTCAATTTAGATCTTATTGTTGCCATTGCAAATGGtcacataatagaaaatgatgaagGCTTCCACTTTGAATGTCCATTACGTAAATTGTTTTGCATCCCTCAATTGTACCTTCTTTCATTTAAAAGAGAAATTTTGTGACACTTTGGGACTTCTAGATCATATGATATTAACAAAGTTGTACTACTGTCAACCTCAAATAACCACACATGGTCAAATTAGGTATGATGTTGTTCACACAATAATTGATGAAAATGTTTCTCAATTGTTAACTTGGAAATCTCAATTTGCATTTTCTATGATGACTAAATTGTATGTCAAGTTAACAAGATGTATAGAGAAAATTGTGTTGCTTATAATTGCAACCATCACATCCAGCTTTTCCACAAATCAAGACCTAATCAATTCAACTGAAGCAATAATCTACTGCAGATGACTTATCCAATGAATCAACATAAAAGAAAGTTTAAATGGTTACGGTCTAACTTACACACGTGTCAACCCTAAAAGAATGTTAATCTCACATAACTACTCTTTAATAAACTATTTCacaatgtataaaaaaatattacaatatcaaaactaaaaacaaattacaaaaataaactaTCAATATCCAATTAGAgttgtcaataaaaaatttaacacaatacaaatacaaaataaaagtgATGTCCAACaaataattaacaattaaaagagtGCTCAAATTCTTAACACAGATGTGACATGtgaattttcaaattgttttcctacaagacaaaattatattttaaccacacataattttcaattttttcctaaaaaccatttcaaatttattacctccaattttatttcaactttttaaattaattttctatcaaaccattttttatattttttctattctaTTTTTTTCCATTCTTCTTTATCACTTCTCCTTTTTTTTATCGGCTTCTTTATCACTTCTCTACTAATTGGAAAAATAAATGCCAACCACTTTTTGGAATTCGTCCACTAGATAATAACATTTCGATGTAGTTTGGTATTCAAAATCAtaaatgcatatcttcttacgcttgcttggaactttgcatATAACAACAAACCTTGGTCTTTTTTTCCTGAAAGCCAGAGTTCTTAAATGAAAATAtgagtttagaatggtttatagatcctcatctctttggtctggaattaagcagtttaattctactatacttgattatacttcttggccTGTTGGTACaagtacttttattaatttctagaatgataaatggtgttcttctacttctttagcaaatatggCATGGTTTAATTGTTTAAAgcgggttttcgcaaacttttaaaacaagaatgaaattatcacaagaaacaattgataagaaattcagtttgccaaaacaacaataaaaaacagcagtaccagaaaaacaatcggttgtttataccagcaaacaacaaacaaaactgaaattaaagatttAGGGATATAGAGAttgcacacaaatgtttatactggttcactccaaacccagagctacatccagtcttctcagaaactctgaggaaatccactaagcaatcacactttgatcacttacaccacaaccaagaaagtgaccttgaacacctcaagacacacactcttcttggccaacacaccaacactaagattgctgatcttgataccctcaagaacacacaaccaatcttagcaaatacagaaacgaaacttgtttcacagagtacaaggattacacttgttacagaagataatctgaaatcaatacaagcagaatcctattccacaaactttgatcaatcacaaactttcagcaatctcagctctttgaaaaactcaaaaactcttagtaAAAAACTTATCAAAGATCaattctcaaatttgtttttctgaatttattcaaagatgtagtttgttatcaaatcttaacaaactcttaaattgcattaaaagattggtcaaggcatttaatgactagagcgtaagcatttaaaacatttaaagctcagtcaaagataaaacagtttttctgttatggtcccaaaacaaacaatcggttgtttcctcgaatcaatcagttgttttggttttaacagcttaaccatttgaaaaacagttttcaaaacttttatcaaaacatctaagtataaacaatcggttgtttcgacaaaacaatcggttgttttaacttagtttgaaaacattttactttcacaaagattgagaatgcctatgctttagattcgatcaaggggtggattacaacactcaaactaccccagaactagactaaaccagcacagcaacaacaagcacaaccaaggcttcaacaaccttaaaagggtttggattcttcaaagcttgaacaccacttggttcaatataatgatatgttggatttcaacgtgattaagtttttttatattagtactcgtagtggtaaagtttctcgtcctcttcctgttaggtgggagtttccttcactaggctgagttaaaattaacactgatggggctgctagggggtatcctgattttactatttgtggaggtattttccgtgggagtatgggggagtttattggtgctttctctgtgtttcttgaagttcaaactattatggttgctgagttttatgcaGCTATACATGATATGAatgaagctcaaaagatgggatttactaatgtttggcttgaatgtgattatgctttggtttgtgttgcgtttagtgctaggactaatgttctgtggatgcttcgtaatcaatgaaatacttgtcttaattactgtgggaaaatcagattgagagttactcatatttttcgtgaaggaaatacatgtgctgataagttggctaatttatgatttattcatagagaatcatttcattggtataataggcttccatttagtctattcttagaattctttatgaatgggtatagtttacctatgtatcgtttttgttagcATGAGTTTTAGTCTAATCTCccacatttttgtattttttttaataacatatttttttttcatgtgatgacataTGATTGTTATTGTTTGAGGTGTCAGTATAGCTGAGATGAGTGATGTCTAAcgtgaaaacttttataaaaaaattgataaaaatatttaaatatttataattataaatatttaataaaaaatttcgtgttttttttatttagagtaAAAACTTTCCTTTCTTTGTAAAAAACAAACGGTCCATTAATCTTGACGGGTGGGTCCAAGTACGGAAAAAAAATGTCTCTTCACTGACATAAGCTTTGGTCTGGTCCTTATCTagtgtatttattttttctctttcttttctttttatgttatCTATCTCCTAAATCCCAATGCTCTgtgagaaaattaaaaaaaaagtcaataaaTTACAAAAACTTAGAATCAATAATCTTTGTGTTTTAATCACCTCAGTTCtgcaaataataattttctttctatgttgttttagaatttttaagaacagatatatttcttttatctatatttttttatgtatcttctatattttaaatatttctttataaatagttataatatatttatgtatatttttttaatatataaatttcagtataatattttgatttttttttaataatatttttctaatataatGAGTTATTATTTGATGAGATATCAAGTTGTATAATAAGTTGTATAATGATACCTaatatgaaagtttttatataaaaaaaataattaaaataaagataaacttaaaataaaataaaaagtacaaCTACTTTATACTATAATGAAGAAATTTGATTGTatttaaacaaaagaaaagtaTGCATCCCTATGCATAGATGTTACTGTCAACACACTCTCATTTAgcataattttataaagtttacATAACATTTTTCTCACACGAGTTTCACTTGGCATAAAGACAAACTCATCACTTGTATCATAAAGACAAACtgagagtttttcaaaaatcattATCAAATAGAAGTTTTGGCATCTTATTTAAAACTCTAACAATGGCATAGTCCTAGGTATGCATCTTATTTAGGACTCTAACAATAGCATAGTCCTAGGTAAAGATCTTATTTAGGACTCTAACAATAGCATAGCATAATTAAAGCATAGTTTTCACAGACACTATTCAGAGGCTTTGATAAAGCTCCAATGGAAGACGTGGTTGGAGCATAACTCGAAGTGGTTGTTCCTTGGGCAAAGCCACTCCTAACCCTTCAGTCATATCAACCTCAGCACCATCTTTTAAGCAAATATGAAACCCTTGAAGCAACCGAGCCAAGGTCAAGTGAGTCACTTGTAGCCCAAATGCCATGCCAGGGCATGACCTTCTTCCAAAGCTAAATGGAATCAACTCAAAGTCCTGACTCATAAAATCAATGTCTCTATGACTGCTCAGGAACCTCTCTGGCTGAAACTCATTGGGGTTAGCCCATACTTCTGGGTCCCTTTGCAAGTTCCATAAGTTTATAAGCAAACGTGTCCCCTTTGGGACATGGTACCCTACCAGAGAGCAATCTTCCATGACCTCCCTGATTCCTGTTAAGGGTGCTGGTGGATATAAACGAAGGGTCTCTTTGATAATGGCATGGAGATAATTGAGATTTTTAATGTCAGATTCTTCAACCCATCTTTCTTTTCCTACGTGGGTGTCCAATTCTTGTAGGGCCACCTTCAGAACCTTTGGATGGTTTAGGAGCAATGACAGTGCCCATGTTAGTGTCATAGCTGTGCTTCCTGAACCAGTAAGGATAAGAAGCTGCACCAAAAACTTTGTCAGATTCCAAGCCTTTTTTATCATTCTAAAAACATTatagaaatttcagaaaaattaaaaaacacacACGTACCATTGCTGTTGCTTTGATAACAGTCTCTTTCTTATAGCCACAAATCTCTTCTTGCTCTTCGAACGTTGAGATCATAACATCCATGAAGTCCCTTTCACATTTCCCATCTCTTACTCTATCTCTCAAATGTTCTTCCATCCATTTCTGCAGAATGAGGTCAGTTTGCTTAGCTGTTCTTTTCATGAAACTCACGTACCCTTGGAAATCAAACCAGCTAAGAGATGGAATTGCATCAGCCACCACAAAAACACCAAACAAATACGTGGAATCTCTTATGGACTTCCTCAGCTTCCATGCCTCATTATCTTCTTGGTTAACCGTGTCCCCTCCAAATCTCTTCCCAGCGATCATCCTCACAATTATATTGAAGGTGGTGTGCTCCAATAGATTGCTTATAGCCACTTCAGTTGAGCCCTTCACGTTCTTTGGGGACGACATTGATGAGTACAAGTCCTTCACAAGAGAGAATGTTTCAGTGTCTCTCACGTGCTTCAGCTTCTCAAGCCTGTAGCTTGATAAAATCTCAAGAACAGCCATTTTTCTAATCTCACGCCAGTAGTTTCCGTAAGGGGCAAGGCCAAATATTGCATTGTTGTAACCCATGAGTCTCCCTCCAGTAGTGTTTGGCCTTGAGGCAAAAACTCTGTCGTTTGTTGTGAGGCACTCCTTGGCAATTTCCCTGCTGTTCACCACTATGGTGGGGTGGCAACCCAGTTTGACACAGAAGATTGGACCATATTTCTCAGCCATGGCTGAAAAGGTCCTGAAATAGGGTATTCTGGCATTGAGAAGATGGAGGTGCCCTATGAAAGGTAAAGCACCATAAGGTTCTGGTATTTTGGTACCCTTTTTTCGTTTAGTAGATTCATTGGGAGATGTAAAGAACCTAAACACTTTGTATGCAATTAACAAAGCTAAGATTCCTGCAACAACAGAAGCTTGGACATAGGAAGATGGATCCATTGTTGGAGGATTAATTGTGTACACACTAATTGGACATTTATTTATAGGATCTGAATTCTCTTGCATTATTGAATGAATGAcatgatttttttgtttttttatgaacGTGGTCTAGAATCTTAAAAATTTATCTACCTTCTTGTGGACACGAATTTCTGTTTAACAAAGCGCTTGTTTAAAGCATgagaatattttgaaatatttttataaaagccAGGAAATGATATAGTAACAGATTACAATAATTACAAGAGAATGATTGAAAAGGaatcaaatttagaaaccataaATAGTTAGGtattatatttactaaaattagatattattttaaatactaaaattattgatatataaagtagtttttattattaataaaaatttataaaataatttatatatttgtatctAATTTAGCTATCAAATTTTAGTTActatgttttatgttttaaattagatgttattttagatactaaaattattgatatataaaattatttctattattaataaaaatttataaattttttataaattagtatctaaattagttatcaaaattttagttattaatgttttagattttaaattagtctctaaagattaatgaagactaatttaaaatataaagtagttaatagttaaaatcttgataatgttagatattaatttaaattttttattaattatagaaactactttaaataactataattttttaatttataaaataatttctaatttaataaattttaattaattattttgatttttaaaattagttagtGATATAAATTTATAGAGTGAATATATAAGTTAAAAAAGTTCGAGAAATCCGACACGAATGAATTATAAATTCATACAAGAAAATCAAGCCTATTTTTAGATGAAAAAACCCATCGTTGGAAAGGGGAAAATTTAATAAAGGTGACAAACCAAATTTTTCTAAGGAAACTAGTTATTAAGTTGGTGGAATTTTTATACCAATAATATAgttatacaaaaatataatttattttatctaatACAATTATTAAAAGGTAATTTAATGTCTCATTTGAGATAAATGCAACTTATTAAAAGgactaatatataaataattaaaaactaaattgtaaatgagttgaagaagaatattttctaaaattaactATAATGGGAATACTAATTGTAAGAGCTTAATTTTTAGTAATGTGAAAAGTCCCCTCTCtgacatgaattttttttttcaacccttatatgaatgatgagggagaagaagaaggaagaaaaacaaaataacattatttcttcatttctaaaacaatttaaaacacACCAAAGGTTTCGTACAATAGATAGGTATTGTTGTAGCTAGTGAAAATTAAATGTATCCAACATCTTGTTAGTTTTCTATAATTGAGAGTAGTGGAAAATGAAAATTTGCATAATATATCAGACCATGTATTATGAAATTTATGAttctcaataaataaatattttctctcAATATTTTACAAACATAAGTTATAAAATTTGAGGATTTTTAAAGGAATGTACTGCTTATTTGAGATAgtgtttttgtttatatttctgAGAGAAAACCTTCatttttacaaataaataaaatctcgTACGGtttgaattttataaagtttatcATTTACCTTACATTTGACTCTTTACAAAAGAAATAGTTTCATCAAACCATATTGTTGTTGgaaatcaataaaatttaatgaaataaatgaTTGTAACACTAGTGAATCAAAATTATGAGAAGATATTGCAGgctaaaattacaaataaagttggGATAGGTATGAGTTTTACTATCGATATCTTCATTATAAAGTAAAAATTTATCTTCATCTCTATTCTCATATTCAATAGATATGAAGTTTTAGTCTCATCCTTATTCTTATTGGTTAACGGGTATAGTAGTATTCA harbors:
- the LOC137819137 gene encoding uncharacterized protein codes for the protein MKTLSKVAITLLSMMMLLPSTTHSIVVESNESYIKSATFLSEEFEVGPGKIAVKTLLDIDFPKGHIGVKSFDVEVVDEDGKSVPLYEAYLHHWFAVKYIENITMSHYIKQSHDLRNGIEFERNDGMCQGFLLPHYWGLGGESRGTSSNLPNPFAVELGNPTKLKDGFKEKWLFSIMVIDTRGAHDRKGCSECRCKLLNLPKNFYNVTMGINGQLLPRNYKGGLFCCQDNLQCKLRNDFHGPTRKLSLRYKIRWVDWDEHQMPLRFYILDSTDRVRSNGSTLIHDCQAEYTIPRNHNSDSPHVKKANIPMTKGGYLIYGTAHMHTGVVNTTLYGQDRRVLCTSNPKYGTGKEAGNENGYLVGMSVCYPKPGSIKIKDGEILTLESIYENKFRTGAMGHFYIYLADQIPNKNLTI
- the LOC137818961 gene encoding cytochrome P450 CYP82D47-like produces the protein MQENSDPINKCPISVYTINPPTMDPSSYVQASVVAGILALLIAYKVFRFFTSPNESTKRKKGTKIPEPYGALPFIGHLHLLNARIPYFRTFSAMAEKYGPIFCVKLGCHPTIVVNSREIAKECLTTNDRVFASRPNTTGGRLMGYNNAIFGLAPYGNYWREIRKMAVLEILSSYRLEKLKHVRDTETFSLVKDLYSSMSSPKNVKGSTEVAISNLLEHTTFNIIVRMIAGKRFGGDTVNQEDNEAWKLRKSIRDSTYLFGVFVVADAIPSLSWFDFQGYVSFMKRTAKQTDLILQKWMEEHLRDRVRDGKCERDFMDVMISTFEEQEEICGYKKETVIKATAMLLILTGSGSTAMTLTWALSLLLNHPKVLKVALQELDTHVGKERWVEESDIKNLNYLHAIIKETLRLYPPAPLTGIREVMEDCSLVGYHVPKGTRLLINLWNLQRDPEVWANPNEFQPERFLSSHRDIDFMSQDFELIPFSFGRRSCPGMAFGLQVTHLTLARLLQGFHICLKDGAEVDMTEGLGVALPKEQPLRVMLQPRLPLELYQSL